Proteins found in one Crassostrea angulata isolate pt1a10 chromosome 3, ASM2561291v2, whole genome shotgun sequence genomic segment:
- the LOC128176821 gene encoding uncharacterized protein LOC128176821 gives MPKRKRAVNSRQKRENDKKRKRQQRQKTAPGDVPADQTLTDSSVPCRTEEEAVSASPGNFPGLGFMGFPPKEEKPLARVQASPRVKMHSPAPRLPSPRGSLFVREQDKAPSPDSLERVCAPPRASGPDTVHVSGPAGQAQLETSMYVGTSRKIKDEGNLTVNKKETKRKSNRNENGNNEKHTFSDRYNDGKTEKTSADLWRQKSSKEDHTDLTQIPNEYEKRCRNRKRMQEIRQTPSGNAKKQCYAEKRRQSLRKRYKSDLQFREKKLKAASKRYLCDEEFQANVKNIRKQRYHADVEYSTKTKERSKIKYATDPEHRQKVKERIVVKYATDQDHKKALKQRSIEKYELNAEHRETVKARSKLKYKFDEAHRIQVNEASTKRYRENKTYRDAKLNAAAEKYESDVSFRSKRKASSKNQYDSSPAKKARIKERITNQKSVKRAKLENQDEIVKLFKEKAVQGIDYSCCCCDRLLFKNQVQKCEQHNYAKNEHAANVADLCIQDKYCHHCSKACPKNCVKSNLWICFTCHRKILSGNIPAEAAANKMTLEDIPKEFQELNSLEKHLIAIHIPFMKVMALPHGGQQNIHGPVVCVPSDLKKVTSLPMKTDEDLLLRVKLKRKLNYKGYIEYQFVNPKHIFEALEYLKQNNQWYQDVTIDTNWKPTVESCQITEHNEQLPNDEDQQQIATDTCLQPVDIAQDVLDHYFDDIYDIAPGEGNNPIRMLQEPGNEAKSFPYLFPTGKFSWNEKRETRITLSRYFNNRLMNTDDRFAKDSNYVFFSQFMSDLNQVIEKTQISIRKSVRRIEGERKMTANMVQNPEILSKMMKNDEALRFMQPIRGTPAYWSAAQKDLFAMLRQLGIPTWFCSFSAAEHRWSDAIATILRQQNDSRDPSKMDWAEKNEVLRSNPVTVARMFEHRFHVFQTEVIFSPSQPIGKVSDYFQRVEFQQRGSPHMHCLYWIENAPKLDENGEEEVCNFIDKYVSCAIPSDNEDLELKNIILSVQQHSKKHSKSCRKKGTECRFNFPRPPSTCTFINSPNEQDTLEDDADAIQLKVEHAKAKQILLQVWNEVQDEENGLENTEQIFEKLGLTQSQYIEAHKRLAKKTSVVLRRNPSELWTNQYNPCLLKCWDANMDIQFVLDPFSCIVYIISYISKSEREMGMVLKQTKIEAEEGNESARTTLKKIGSAYLNHREVSAQEAVYRVCNLKMKECSRKVVFVPVGENPTRLTKPLSQIKRKRTTKDDDEDEEDDEDIWMTNIVERYENRPNEPFFQNMCLAEFCSEFRVLAKSQVPKTHNENVYELQNSKGFIQKRTRTQPAIIRYPRFDAEKMSEKYYQSLLQLFLPYWGINQLKPPGFDQYDTFYENGYIRITAKQKLKSVKSIVDENKARYSQNEDVIAQAQENFENIGVPEDAWANLCPETELMRHELSAERNVDLDLNATEELPDMQSQKTNSDVLYKVMVLLMELWELYQNLYMARDMQKKVLLQ, from the exons ATGCCAAAAAGAAAAAGAGCTGTTAACAGTAGACAAAAGCGAGAGAATGACAAAAAGAGAAAAAGGCAGCAGAGACAAAAAACTGCACCTGGAGATGTCCCAGCAGATCAGACTCTAACAGACTCTTCTGTTCCTTGTCGGACAGAGGAGGAAGCTGTTTCAGCTTCTCCCGGTAATTTTCCGGGGCTTGGTTTTATGGGGTTCCCACCTAAAGAGGAAAAACCCCTGGCCAGGGTGCAGGCCTCGCCTCGAGTGAAAATGCATTCACCTGCCCCGAGGTTGCCATCTCCTCGGGGAAGTCTGTTTGTCCGTGAACAGGACAAGGCACCGTCCCCTGACTCCCTAGAAAGGGTTTGTGCTCCACCGAGGGCATCTGGACCGGACACCGTGCACGTGTCTGGACCAGCAGGTCAGGCGCAGTTGGAAACCTCCATGTATGTAGGGACCAGCAGGAAAATAAAAGATGAGGGCAACTTGACGGTAAACAAAAAGGAAACTAAAAGGAAATCAAATAGAAATGAGAACGGAAACAATGAGAAACATACTTTTTCAGATAGATATAATGATGGAAAGACTGAGAAAACTAGTGCAGATTTGTGGCGGCAGAAATCATCTAAAGAAg ATCACACAGACTTGACTCAAATCCCAAATGAATATGAGAAGCGATGCCGAAATCGAAAACGAATGCAAGAAATAAGACAAACACCATCAGGTAATGCAAAGAAACAGTGTTATGCAGAGAAAAGAAGACAGTCTTTAAGAAAAAGATACAAGTCTGATTTACAATTTAGGGAAAAGAAACTGAAAGCCGCTTCTAAGAGATATTTATGCGATGAAGAATTTCAagcaaatgtaaaaaatattaggaAGCAAAGGTATCATGCTGATGTTGAGTACAGCaccaaaacaaaagaaagaagCAAAATTAAGTACGCAACTGACCCAGAACATAGACAGAAAGTAAAAGAAAGAATTGTTGTAAAGTATGCAACAGACCAAGATCATAAAAAAGCTTTGAAACAAAGAAgtattgaaaaatatgaattaaatgctGAACACAGAGAAACTGTAAAGGCAAGGAGCAAACTGAAGTACAagtttgatgaagcacacaggATACAAGTCAATGAAGCAAGTACAAAACGATACAGGGAAAATAAAACCTACCGGGATGCAAAACTTAATGCAGCGGCTGAGAAATACGAGTCTGATGTTTCGTTCAGGTCAAAAAGAAAAGCCTCGAGTAAAAATCAGTATGATTCCAGTCCAGCTAAAAAAGCACGAATCAAGGAGAGAATAACAAATCAGAAATCTGTTAAGCGAGCTAAACTTGAAAACCAGGATGAGATAGTGAAATTATTTAAAGAGAAAGCTGTGCAGGGCATAGATTATTCATGTTGCTGCTGTGATCGACTCTTGTTCAAAAATCAAGTTCAGAAGTGTGAACAACACAACTATGCTAAAAATGAGCATGCAGCAAATGTTGCAGACTTGTGCATTCAAGACAAGTATTGCCACCATTGTTCAAAAGCATGTCCAAAAAATTGTGTTAAGTCCAACTTATGGATTTGTTTTACATGTCATAGAAAAATCTTGAGTGGAAATATTCCAGCAGAAGCCGCAGCTAACAAAATGACACTTGAAGATATTCCAAAGGAATTCCAAGAATTAAACAGTCTTGAAAAACACTTGATTGCAATACACATTCCATTCATGAAAGTTATGGCACTTCCACACGGTGGTCAGCAAAATATTCATGGACCAGTTGTGTGTGTCCCATCTGATCTGAAGAAAGTAACAAGTTTACCAATGAAAACTGATGAAGACCTGTTACTTAGAGTAAAACTTAAGAGAAAGCTAAATTATAAAGGTTATATCGAATACCAGTTCGTGAACCCCAAGCATATATTTGAGGCATTagaatatttgaaacaaaacaatCAATGGTATCAAGATGTAACAATAGATACAAACTGGAAACCAACTGTCGAAAGCTGCCAAATAACCGAGCATAATGAACAATTACCAAACGATGAGGATCAGCAACAGATAGCGACTGATACTTGTTTACAACCAGTTGATATTGCTCAAGACGTTCTCGACCATTACTTTGATGATATTTACGATATTGCTCCTGGTGAAGGAAATAATCCGATAAGAATGTTACAGGAACCAGGCAACGAGGCAAAATCATTTCCGTACCTCTTTCCTACTGGAAAATTTTCATGGAATGAGAAGAGAGAAACACGAATTACGTTGTCAAGATACTTCAACAACCGTCTTATGAATACTGATGACAGATTCGCAAAAGACAGCAACTATGTTTTCTTCAGCCAGTTCATGTCTGATTTAAATCAAGTTATAGAAAAGACACAGATATCCATCAGAAAATCGGTTAGAAGAATAGAAGGGGAGCGTAAAATGACTGCTAATATGGTACAAAACCCAGAAATTTTATCAAAGATGATGAAAAATGACGAGgctttgcgattcatgcaaccCATACGTGGAACACCAGCATATTGGTCAGCCGCACAAAAAGATCTGTTTGCTATGCTTCGTCAATTAGGAATTCCTACATGGTTTTGCTCATTCTCTGCTGCAGAACATAGATGGAGTGATGCAATTGCAACAATACTAAGACAGCAAAATGATAGCAGAGATCCAAGTAAGATGGACTGGGCTGAAAAAAATGAAGTCCTCAGAAGTAATCCTGTCACAGTTGCTAGAATGTTTGAACACAGATTTCACGTTTTTCAGACGGAAGTTATATTTTCACCATCACAACCGATTGGAAAAGTTTCAGATTATTTCCAGAGAGTCGAATTTCAGCAAAGAGGATCACCACACATGCATTGTTTATATTGGATAGAAAATGCACCAAAACTTGATGAAAACGGAGAGGAGGAAGTATGCAATTTTATTGACAAGTATGTAAGTTGTGCAATACCATCTGACAATGAAGACTTGGAGCTCAAGAATATTATTTTGTCTGTACAACAACACAGCAAAAAACATTCGAAGTCATGTAGAAAAAAGGGCACAGAATGTAGGTTTAATTTTCCTAGACCACCATCTACTTGTACGTTTATAAACTCTCCAAACGAGCAGGACACACTTGAAGATGATGCTGATGCAATTCAGTTAAAAGTGGAACATGCAAAAGCTAAACAAATCCTATTACAAGTTTGGAATGAAGTACAAGATGAAGAAAATGGACTGGAAAACACAGAACAGATTTTCGAAAAATTGGGCTTGACACAGTCTCAGTACATAGAAGCACACAAAAGATTAGCAAAGAAAACATCAGTAGTTCTAAGAAGAAACCCTTCAGAACTGTGGACCAATCAATATAATCCGTGTCTTTTGAAATGCTGGGATGCTAATATGGATATTCAGTTTGTTTTGGATCCattcagttgtattgtctacatAATTTCTTACATTTCAAAGTCTGAGAGAGAAATGGGAATGGTGTTAAAGCAAACGAAAATAGAGGCAGAAGAGGGTAATGAGAGTGCCCGTACAACCTTAAAGAAAATCGGTTCTGCATATTTAAATCATAGGGAAGTGAGTGCTCAAGAAGCTGTCTATCGTGTATGTAACCTGAAAATGAAGGAATGTTCAAGAAAGGTTGTATTTGTACCAGTGGGTGAAAATCCGACAAGACTGACAAAACCGTTGTCCCAAATCAAAAGAAAACGCACAACAAAAGACGATGACGAAGATGAAGAAGACGATGAAGACATTTGGATGACAAACATAGTAGAAAGATACGAAAATCGGCCAAACGaaccattttttcaaaatatgtgtCTTGCAGAGTTTTGCTCAGAATTTAGAGTGCTTGCTAAATCACAGGTTCCCAAGACTCataatgaaaatgtgtatgaaCTGCAAAACTCAAAGGGATTCATTCAAAAGAGAACACGCACACAACCAGCAATTATACGATACCCAAGATTTGATGCTGAGAAAATGTCAGAGAAGTATTACCAAAGCCTGTTACAACTATTTTTGCCTTACTGGGGAATTAATCAGTTAAAACCACCAGGTTTTGATCAATATGATACATTTTACGAAAACGGATACATACGAATCACAGCAAAGCAGAAGTTGAAATCAGTCAAATCAATTGTGGACGAAAACAAAGCAAGGTATTCTCAAAATGAAGATGTAATCGCACAGGCACAGGAAAACTTTGAAAACATCGGGGTACCAGAAGATGCTTGGGCAAATCTCTGTCCAGAGACAGAATTAATGAGACATGAATTGTCTGCAGAAAGAAATGTTGATCTTGATTTGAATGCTACTGAAGAATTGCCAGATATGCAGTCACAAAAGACTAATAGTGATGTTCTTTACAAG GTGATGGTCTTGTTAATGGAGTTATGGGAGTTGTATCAAAATTTGTATATGGCCAGAGACATGCAGAAAAAAGTGTTGTTGCAGTAG
- the LOC128178094 gene encoding uncharacterized protein LOC128178094: MEQHAHTHPYGQNDPPQSLGSPHLQHAKENSPTVTIVRAGGFQQVPAATTVPERDWTYPAVLATFFFFPLGICAIIFLINAKFQLRAGDTEGARTSTVWARRLTLASYMAGTVGLVILLIVLYVSVWP, translated from the exons acacTCATCCTTACGGGCAGAATGACCCACCCCAATCTCTCGGGTCTCCACATCTGCAGCATGCTAAAGAAAACTCACCAACTGTGACCATCGTA AGAGCAGGCGGATTTCAACAAGTACCAGCTGCCACCACTGTCCCAGAGCGTGACTGGACATATCCGGCCGTTCTTGCCACTTTCTTCTTCTTCCCGTTAGGAATCTGCGCCATTATCTTTCTTATTAAT gCCAAGTTTCAGCTTCGCGCTGGTGACACTGAGGGAGCGAGAACCAGTACCGTCTGGGCCAGGCGTTTGACCTTGGCATCATATATGGCTGGAACCGTGGGTTTGGTCATTTTACTCATAGTGCTTTATGTTTCGGTGTGGCCCTAA